The genomic DNA GCCGTAGCTGTTAACGATTTGGCCGAGCAAGGTTATTTCCCTGGTCCCTCTGGCGGCTAGTTCTTCGACCTCATCCACAATTTCTTCAATGGGGCGACAACGTTCCCTTCCTCGGGTCTTGGGCACGATACAGAAAGCACAATTCATATTGCATCCCTGCATAATCGACACAAACGCACATACTTGGCGCTCGTCGGACAAATGCTCCCGGATAGTGTTTTGGGAACCTTCTTCTTCGTCCAAATCTACAATAGTGGATGGTCGTGGGCCAAGGCCTCTTTGGGTAGCTATGATGTTATCCAGATGATCCGGAATGGTATGAAACTTTTGAGTGCCGACAAGAAGATCCAAGTCCGGAAGCTTATCGACCAACTCAGTGCCCCTGTTTTGCGCCATACAACCCATAATCCCGATGATAAAGTCTGGGTTGGTTCGTTTTTGCTTACCCAAATAACCGGTTTTTCCAATGGCCTTCTGCTCGGCTTGGTCTCGAACGGAGCAAGTGTTCAATAAAACCACGTCCGCATCGAACTCATTATCGACCAGCGAGTACCCACGACCACGAAGCTTGGCAGCAACTGCTTCGGAGTCGCGCTCATTCATTTGGCAGCCGTAAGTCTTGATATACACCCGGTTCATAAGAGGTGGGAAAACATAGAAGCAAGGGGTTATAGGTCAATTAGTAAAAAGGAGCCAAACATCGCCTCGGAATTTCTTGGAAGATTTGAAAAATATACCTTCATCAACACTTTTAATGGCCATGAGATCCTTAAACCGTTCAATGCCTAATTCATTCAATGAAGAGCAAAGAAATAGCCTGCGTATTTGTCTACGGGACCCTAAAGCCAGGTGGGTTTTATCATGATCGCTTTTGTGGCTCGTTCCATTTCGAGACCGAGGAAGCTTTTGTTGACGGACGCCTGTTTGATTTTCCTCACTTGGGGTACCCTGGAGCGCTCCAGGAAAAAGGCTCAAGGATTCGTGGTTTCATTTTGAGATTCAGCCATCCTGAAACAGAAGTATTAGCCAAACTCGACATGTTGGAGGGTTATGACCCTGAAAGAACTGAGGACCTCAACGAATACTACCGTAAACGCATATCTGTATTTAAAGAAGAGAATGACACTGAGGCATCAGAAAAAGCTTGGTGCTATTTCATGACCCTCAAAAAGATTGAATCATATGGAGGAGTCTGGCTTCCGAATGGCTCTTGGCCGATTAAGACTCCTTCGGCTTAGAGATCGACGGCTTCTTTGGCGTTTTTTTCGCGACTTTTCTGACGATTCGTTTCTTGGGAATCTTTTCTTTCACAGACATTTGCCCCACAGGGGGTTCGACTACCTGCTTTACCTTCACTGCTGGCTTTGCAGGAACTGATCTCGACGCACTTTTTTCCGCCGGCGACTCTTTAGCAACTTTCTTCGTCGGTGGTTTTTTGGAGAATTTTTGATCATTTGATTTCACAGCAGCCGTATTCTTTGCTGACGGAGATTTCTTTCTTGTAGGCCTTTCCCCAACTGGTGTTGCTCTAACAACATTCTTTGTGGGTCGTTTTTTCGCCAGCTTTTGATCTTTTACTCTTGAATTATCGGTATTCTCAGGAGCAGGAGTCTGGCTTTGATTTCGTATTGGAACCTGTTGCTGGGATTGAGGCTTTTCGTAATTATTTCTTTGAGGTGAAGCAGTTGTGTCCTGATTACGGTTACCAGAATCCTGAGTTTGAGAATCCACTTTCCCTCTGCGGCGACCGCGCCTACGTTGGCGCCTTCGATTTCGCTGAGGCCCTGATTTGTCGTTGCTTGTATTTGAACCTGAGTCACCGCTTGTCGATCCGGATTCTGCATCGCGATTAAGTTCCCGTATATCTCCGCGTTTGCGTGAGGGTTGAGGATTAAGCGCTTCTTCCGCAGCCATTTCGCGGGCAATATCCATGTAAGTTGCAGGAGCCTTTTTGATCGATTCGGGTTCAACTTCTTTTTGCAGACGCCCGATCACCACTTTCCCCCCAGGTTTCCTGACAATGAAAGGGTTAGGTTGCGGAATTTTTCTGGCTGAAATTCGATCTTTCGCATCCGGCTCACGCTTTTGTGGCCTAACCACAAGACGTGATATCACTGAATCACTCTTCTGGCTTACGACGTACTCAACCGCTTGGGCAGTCGCTTCGGCGCTAACAATAAGGTCGTGATTATCTCGCTCGTTGAACCCTTCGCCCAAAATGGCTTCAGCATTGGCAGTATCGAGAACCAAAGAACATACCTTAACACCATCCTGCCGGACTTCTTCGAAAAGTCGTTCCGAAAATTCCTGTAGGGCGAGCTCCGTAGATAGAAAGGCACTCCCCAATTTTTGAGTACCCAATGAATTGGGGAAACCAATATTAACTACATAACCCCTAAGACGAATAAGAGAAGGCATGACCAGACGTGTCAAAATCAACGGGCACAGGAGATTGGTCCGAACCAAGGCCTCCAGATCGTTTAACTCTTGCTTCTCATGCTGGGCCAAATGAAGGCACTTGGCGTGGTTAACCAACACATAAATGTCCTTCTCCTTATCGAGTATCTCCTCAAAAACCTGCGTAAGTTGCTCCGTATTTGTGAGGTCGCAAGTAACCGGAACGAAGTCCGAGTGTTCAAGCGATAAGGATTTAATATCGTTTACCAGACCGTAGACGCGGCACCCGATCTCAATGAGCTTTCGAGATATCGCTAGGCCGGTTCGGGTGTCAGCACCTGTTACAATGGCTATGTCCATGTTTCAATTTTTTCAGTCGGTAAATAATTCAGCAATACCGCCTTCAACGTTTCGATCATATGAGATCGCTCAACTTGAGGGTAAGACACAAAAGATTGGCTGTTTTCAAAAGGATAAAATAAGATGTCGGAGTCGGTCCGCTGTTTTTTGATACGTTTAAAATAATCCGCGTTCATTCGAAAAACGCCGAGACTCACATCACGGATTTTATCCGCTGGCAAGCGCTTAAAAACATCTTTAAAAAAGGACCGATAAATTTCCTCCCAGTTGTTTATTTTTAAAACCGGATCAAAGCAAAGACGGACAGGCCAACCGCGGTCCAAACACTGCTTGATCGCCTGAATTCTTTGATCCGGAGACGGCGTAAACTTTTCATATTTTAGCGCGACTTCTGGCGGAGAAAGGGTCCACGCCAATATACAGCGCTCATTGGGCAGCACGTCCTCAAGAGGCCGCCAGTTGGCGCTTTTCGTACGGATTTCGATTACCATATCTTCATACTCACGGGTGAATTCTATAAAACGGGTCGTGTAAGGCACCACGTTTTCGTAGGCTAAAAGATCCGTGTCGTAAGAAATACAAAGATACAATGGTTCCTCTGGGAATGCACGAAAATCAATGGCCTTTAAGGTCGCTTGATAAAAATCATCTTCATTGACGAAAACGACCATGTTACCGCTCGGATACATCCCTTGCAGGTAACAATAGTCACAATTGTAAACGCAGTTGAGAAGCAGTGAATTGTAGTAGAAATTTCTATAACCGAAATCCTGGCTGGCCATCGAACCGTCATAGATGAACTTATCCTTTTTCCGTGCCAGGATCAATTTTGGGCTCTGCTTTTGAACCTGAAAATCCTGACCCGATCGCCCGAAGACATCCATATAGTTTGCCACACTCACAACGGTAGCATTGGGTAGTCGGTCCAGAATGGTCCGAGTAAGAGGATACGCTTCGGCTCCCTCTTCCAAATAGACGTGTGAAAACCGTTTTGACAACATACTTACTGATCGAGGGTTTGAATAATAGTTTCAAACATCCGGTTTCGAAGCGATTTATGCACAGGTCTCAATTCAAGTTTGAGGCGAAGAATATCTAGATCTGTCCCACCTCGAACAAGGAATCGAAGTGCGGCATCCCTGAGTTGGTGTGTTTGAGTTTGAGTCAAGCGCATGCTCTCAGCCAGAGAAACAATAACACTTTCCTCTTCATCGGTGATTACAGAATCAAGCGGATTGAATGGATGGTACCCTTTTAGCACCGGAAGCCAATCTTCAACAGATTGTTCATAATACCGTAGCATTTGACCGTAATCGTCGGAGGAGAATTCTAGATAGTCAGTAGCCACCTTAAGGAAAAACATCTGATGAGGTGGAATAAAAAGCTGAGCAGCTTGGAAAACGCCCGATGCTTCCATGTCCACAATATCGCAGGCGAGTATGGACCGGCTCCCGGAAGTCACGGGTTTATCGAAGGTGCCCAAGGTTGCTTCCTGAAGTCCGTGCTTATACACCATATCAGGG from Verrucomicrobiota bacterium includes the following:
- a CDS encoding gamma-glutamylcyclotransferase, translating into MKSKEIACVFVYGTLKPGGFYHDRFCGSFHFETEEAFVDGRLFDFPHLGYPGALQEKGSRIRGFILRFSHPETEVLAKLDMLEGYDPERTEDLNEYYRKRISVFKEENDTEASEKAWCYFMTLKKIESYGGVWLPNGSWPIKTPSA
- a CDS encoding SDR family NAD(P)-dependent oxidoreductase, coding for MDIAIVTGADTRTGLAISRKLIEIGCRVYGLVNDIKSLSLEHSDFVPVTCDLTNTEQLTQVFEEILDKEKDIYVLVNHAKCLHLAQHEKQELNDLEALVRTNLLCPLILTRLVMPSLIRLRGYVVNIGFPNSLGTQKLGSAFLSTELALQEFSERLFEEVRQDGVKVCSLVLDTANAEAILGEGFNERDNHDLIVSAEATAQAVEYVVSQKSDSVISRLVVRPQKREPDAKDRISARKIPQPNPFIVRKPGGKVVIGRLQKEVEPESIKKAPATYMDIAREMAAEEALNPQPSRKRGDIRELNRDAESGSTSGDSGSNTSNDKSGPQRNRRRQRRRGRRRGKVDSQTQDSGNRNQDTTASPQRNNYEKPQSQQQVPIRNQSQTPAPENTDNSRVKDQKLAKKRPTKNVVRATPVGERPTRKKSPSAKNTAAVKSNDQKFSKKPPTKKVAKESPAEKSASRSVPAKPAVKVKQVVEPPVGQMSVKEKIPKKRIVRKVAKKTPKKPSISKPKES
- a CDS encoding DNA photolyase is translated as MLSKRFSHVYLEEGAEAYPLTRTILDRLPNATVVSVANYMDVFGRSGQDFQVQKQSPKLILARKKDKFIYDGSMASQDFGYRNFYYNSLLLNCVYNCDYCYLQGMYPSGNMVVFVNEDDFYQATLKAIDFRAFPEEPLYLCISYDTDLLAYENVVPYTTRFIEFTREYEDMVIEIRTKSANWRPLEDVLPNERCILAWTLSPPEVALKYEKFTPSPDQRIQAIKQCLDRGWPVRLCFDPVLKINNWEEIYRSFFKDVFKRLPADKIRDVSLGVFRMNADYFKRIKKQRTDSDILFYPFENSQSFVSYPQVERSHMIETLKAVLLNYLPTEKIETWT